The Topomyia yanbarensis strain Yona2022 chromosome 3, ASM3024719v1, whole genome shotgun sequence nucleotide sequence AGCAATTCATGGGGGAGCTGCCAGCATCCAGAGTTACAGTTACACGTCCATTCTCCCGAGCTGGCGTCGATTATTTCGGTCCAGTTTATCTTCGACCAGCACCGCGACGGCCCGCTGTGAAAGCCTATGTCGCGCTTTTCATTTGCCTGTGTACCAAGGCCGTTCATCTAGAGCTTGTTTCGGATTTGTCGACTGATCGGTTCCTTCAAGCTCTACGTCGATTTGTCGCGAGACGAGGGAAATGTACCGACATATTTTCGGATAACGGCACTAACTTCGTCGGGGCTAGGAACAAACTGCGAGAGTTCCTTATGCTATTAAAGGACAAAACCCATCGAGAAGCGGTGTCTACGGCTTGTGCTACAGAAGGCATTCAATGGCATTTTTCACCACCTAGCGCCCCACATTTCGGAGGCCTCTGGGAGGCAGCAGTTCGATCTGCTAAAAAACACCTACTGAAGGTCATCGGTGAAAATCCGGTATCACCGGAAGATTTTACAACACTACTCGTTCAGGTGGAAGGATGCCTCAATTCCCGACCGCTAACGTCCATGTCAGAAGATCCCAATGATCTAGAACCGTTAACGCCATCGCACTTCCTTGTCGGAGCCTCGCTTCAAGCCCTTCCTGAACCCAATCTTGAAAATGTTCAGCTCAACCGTCTGAATAAATGGCAGTTAATGCAACGTAAGCTTCAAGAATTTTGACGCAGATGGCGCCCGGAATACCTGTGCCAACTCCAAGCTAGGACCAAACGTTGGAAACCACCAGTTCAAATCGAGGTGGGCAAGCTGGTCGTGATCCAAGACGACAATCTGCCCCCAATGCGATGGAGAATGGGAAGGATATACAAACTCCATCCTGGCGACGATCAGGTAGTACGCGTCGTTACCGTCAAAACAGCTGGTGGAATGCTAACACGCCCTGTAGAAAAATTATGCATTCTACCGCTACGAGACTCCGATGATGACGTCGAAGCAGAGGACAACCCATCCAACAGTCTGGTGTAATCATCGTTCCTTTCCCCACCCTGTCGAAGAGGATATttctgtttctttattttttcagaaatctACAATTTCTGGGTGGGTGAGGATGTTTGCGACTAACAATGATCCACCCTACACTACATCCCTGGTCAGCAGCAAACCCAATCATCGTTCACATCACCGTCGAGAGCACCAAGGTATCGGTCCAGCCTATGCATTTGTAAAGGCACAATTTATCTACGATGTGTGCATCGATGGAGAGCCACCGTGATTACATTACCCTAcaaccagtgatgccacaagtacagatttatctagaaaggtacagatttttgaagcatttttggtacagattctgtacagtacagattacagatttttgtaaaaaagtacagaatggtacagattttttacatgacattagaatgcgagagtCGAGAAACCTggttccagcaaatcaaagggatgatgtctaagtgaaagccgagcaaatcttctcggagtgcataCACTTACTCTGAGATGCTCCAATTGAAttcctgcaagcaggtttctcgcattctaTTGATATTACCAGCCCCATCTCAACTTCTCGCTGCTACTGATTTCCCTGAATGAAAAATatctttaagaaaaaaaatttaagcaaCCTTGTCATtatttgggtacagaatccggtacagatttttctatagaacagtacagatagaaaagatttttcaactcccggtacagatttaattgtggcaacactgcctaCAACCACTATCATCAGCGAAAATGCCGAACTGATAACCGGCGATAAGAGAGTGAGATCCCATCATCTCTCACATACCATCAGCCGAATCTAGTCCCCTCGATCATCACCTTCCGATCTACCTAAATGCGATCGAAGAGGCAGTCGAAATTATATTACCACCAAGAACGGGCAACAGACCCGCAAGCCTTTTAATGTGTTTAGAATTAAGTCGAATATAGAGTTTAAGTTCAAATCGCATGTCGTTTTTTACCCGTCGAATAAATATGTGTCATTAATATGTTTCTATTCTAACCCGCGAGTTTTTGTGCGTGAGTGAGCTTAACCTGATATTGGTCATTACCGAAGTTTCCTTCTGTTGGTCCTAATCAACGGTCCGGCAATTTTGGATTTGGTCCCCCCTGGAACATTAGCCCTTCACCACCTAATCAACGGTCGATGTTGGACCTGGCTGCACCACtgcacagtggaagaaatccaaccaaaaaggcaattaattggaagccgctgaaaaagtatcaCAATACACACatcaaaagttgcggaattttttaggtaataaaatgcaatcaaatttgttcaccgcacgcaacTGTGACCGGAGATACGGGGCTTCGAAGATCCGGAATGATACCGCTTTTCTTGAAATCTAAGGCCTAATTCGGAAGCCGCTGtaaaagtacaaagaattataccgtcaaagttgcggaaaactctagcgatcaagatgcaatcaaatttattCACTGCTCGCATTTGTGACCGGAGATAAGGGGCTTTGAAAATCCGGAACAACAAATCAGAGGCCTAAttcagaagccgctgaaaaagtacaaaaagtTATACCCTTAAAGCTGCGGAAAGCTTTAGCGATcaaaattcaatcaaatttgttcaatttgtaattctttgaaattttttgcggcttctgaattaggcctcagatttgatgaataCCGATAAAGTTCCGGattttcaaagccccatatctccggtcacaagtgcgtgcggttaacaatttttattgcatcttgatcgctagAGCTTTCCGCAACTTTGAGGCTATAATTCTTtgaactttttcagcggcttctgaattaggcctgagatttgatgaataccggtagtgttccggattttcaaagccccatatctccggtcgcaagtgcgtgcggtgaacaaatttgattgcattttattTCCTAAATCATTCCGTAACTTTTGGTGTATATATTgtcatactttttcagcggcttccaattaattgccttttttgtctgatttcttccactgtgcaCTGCTATCACCGCTATCGAAGACCCAGGAAGGTAAGCGGTCAGTCCCCAACAGGTATGTCGATGCaatcaaatgctttgctaaaatctgtataaagagcttcaacgtggtttccgttatccattgctgttaatgtgtagttaatgaattcgagtagatttgtacttgtagaacgccctttgaaaaaaccatgttgcacatgggtaattctgttcttgatttggtggaataaattttcattcattatatatatatatatatatatatatatatatatatatatatatatatatatatatatatatatatatatatatatatatatatatatatatatatatatatatatatatatatatatatatataatatatatatatatatatatatatatatatatatatatatatatatatatatatatatatatatatatatatatatatatatatatatatatatatatatatatatatatatatatatatatatatattggtaGAATTGTTCCTTACCGAAAAATagatacatatttttttatttcgtcattagggtGTCGCTTTCCACGTCAGACTGGTTCAAAAAATCGGGATTtctcaaaagttgaaaaaaagtcaaatgaaaggtatttaagtgtagtttcaagaaaaCATTATTGACTTTAGAAAATATAGAGTTTTGTACCAACAAAAtgcgcattaaatggttttcttgattttcactgcGAGGATCCTTGAATACTCCATGctttaatattttcatttgaaagatcattcaattctacACATCATCTCCAAACTCTACATTTTCTAAAGTTAACAATTTTTCTTGAAACTATActtaaatacctttcatttgacctttaaccaatgaaaatcggttcagcggttcaaaagttatgagttttaaaaaaaattcaacttgaaaaatctcgatttttttaaccagtctaacgtggaaagagacaccctaatgacgaaTTCTGAGAgagtataacttttttcatggaattgctggatatatatatatatatatatatatatatatatatatatatatatatatatatatatatatatatatatatatatatatatatatatatatatatatatatatatatatatatatatatatatatatatatatatatatatatatatatatatatatatatatatatatatatatatatatatatatatatatatatatatatatatatatatatatgtatatatatatatatatatatatatatatatatatatatatatatatatatatatatatatatatatatatatatatatattattttttcattgctcACCATATTAACATAACACGTTGCAAAGCCGGAATGTCAGGAGCGGTATAAGCGGTGTAAATCTGGTCCATTATTTTAAGTAGAAGAATAGTGCCCTTGCTGCCTGGCACGTGTtcgttcaacaagcgtctcacCTCTGGATTCATGATCTTAAGCGTTGGTTCGAATCGCATTTTTTCGTTACTACACAAATCAGTCAGCGTTAATAAATGCTGATCTTTTCCTACACGTTTCAATAAATCCTGCAGATGTGCCATCGTGATCGTATAATTACCTGTGAAAAAGGAATCTTTTATTGGTTTACTCATTCAGATCTAATCTGTTGCATTGGTGTTTCATTTTCTTGCAGAGAGCAGATCACTGGacgtttcattcccacttctgctcAAAAAAGGTACACAAAGGCAATCAATCGCCCCGATGTTTTGAAAAACAGCATGTGCTTTTACCGATTCGAAGGTGCTTTCCAGGATTCATTAGGCTGGCTGTGTTGTTTACTAGATGAATCGGGTCCTGTATACATACTGCTTCATTGTTCTCTTTCATCCGGAACCAATATCCCCATCGCATATTTGGTGTTGCATCATTCAGATTAGTGCGTTTCATCATTGCTTTTAATAATCGTGGATCACCATCAGAACAGTTGCTTATGACGTTAATTCCAACCTCCTTCAATTTGAATTCAATGTATTTCCATCGTCTGAGGACAGTTTCGTGATCAAAATTAGTATCAGCACATGCATAATAAATACAGAACGGAGCTGCTCCCTGTTGCATCGGGGTAGCTAGAATCATATAGGTAAGAGTTCCTACTGGAAAAGTTTCCAAGGCTTGTAGCATGTGTTGTGCCGATTTCATTTTTAATTGACTCATCATTGGCATGTCATTGTAGTCAAAAGAAGGGATTAAACCTGATATGGAATCCGAGCGGGGATCGTATCCTGGTTTTGGGACAATACTAGTCGCATCTTCACTTAGGCACACTACAAACGGCAAACCATACGATTCTAAATAATGTTTTAGCGGTTCTACTAACAGTACTCCTTCGGTCGTATTTGTTGTATTTTGACTTATGTGTTTACGCAATACGGAATGGCTTATGGAATGTTTGTTTGATGCTCGGTacttgttcttttgttcttttgatgATGCTGAAGGGGGTCGTCTCCAGTGTGGAGACTTTCCCACACCTTCCAACAGCATCGTTATGGTTGTTTCCCATCCAACTGGCTTAGCGGATATAAAGGCGGTAGATTGTCCATTTATTCCACGTGTCACATTTCAGACCAGGGGCCTAGTATTTTGTATGGTCAGGTGGCGCAGTCATCGTTTAATGTCAGCCCACCCCCACACGCCCTCCTGCTCTGAAATGCAGCAACTACCAGTGGGGTGGGAGTTAGTGTTGAGTTGTGTGGCTAAATTATGAAGCAGTTATGTAGGAATGATAAAGTTGATAGTGGAAATGTATTTTGTActgcgtttttttttctttcagtcTTACCAGAACAGCGCCGTTTTCTAATCTTACAACTTCCATTGTATTATGTTCACTCCAATCAGTCTCACGTATCGTTTTGGGTTGTTTATTTCGGTGTTAGCTTCCGTCGATGGGATATGGGAAAATAGAAACGGGAAAAGGCAATTAGTAAAGTGGGATTTAACGAGTTGTACTAGCTGCGCAAGCTAGCGGGTTTGTATGTTCTCAGTTGAGGTTATAAATTCGTACTAGATTGAATGTAAGTTGTcatagagaacagacatatgaGCTAGGGTGAGTTACTTTACAATTAAAATGTCAAGGCAAAGGATAGTTAGATGGGGTTAGAACGCAAATATAAGTTATTTTTAGTATGCGTGGATAATGTTAGGGTAGAGTGAATTGATCTATAAAGAGGGAGAATGTAGGTTTACTATACTATCGAGTGAGTGAGAATATATTAGCTACAGAAAGAGATAGGTATAACATGTATCTAGACTACTTTTGGGTGTTTGGCGATGTGGTTCGcgtggattggatttcttcaatCCCTGAGTATAAAGATTGTTGACCGAAGCTCACCGCCAGGCCCACGGGTCAAGCAAGGATAGATGAAGATAGAATGCAAGTATGGATTATTTTTAGTATGCATAGATAATGTTAGGGCAGAGTGAATTGATCTATAAAGAGAGAGAATATAGATTTTCTATGCTACCGAGTGAGTGAAAATATATTAGCTACAGGAAGAGATTgatattacatgcatctaaactacttttaggtgtttgACGATGTGGTTCGcgtggattggatttcttcaaaaactacgtgtttcagtttattatgttAGGCTAATTGAGCATTAACTAGTGGCTGAACGGTATGTTTAGGAAAAAGgttccatccataagagattgtcGTCCCTGTTTCTGAAAACAGCAAATCCGATTCGTTGTAGACGAGTGTTACTCGCCATCTTCCAGAGCGACAGTTCTAGCGAGttaagagataaaaacacccaccttcagtctgatcatctcttataAATGATAGTCCATTGAtccgaatcgaatgaatcgatcaCTATGCTCAAGATCGAATGAGTTCCCGAACAGCTGAGCCAATGTGTCCCCCATTCGAAAGTGGAAACATCCGCATCAGCTGCccgccaaaacactcgatcCAGTGACTATTATTCATGGGATTCAGAGAACAAAGAACCAGCACTCGCTCTGATCTCCCACTCTTATCCACCAATCAAGAGTACGCGCCCTTAGTAGTAACTATTTCCTACTTTCATGAACTCGTATGCCAAAATATcttttttcaaactttgtataccgCATTCCTTTAGGGCGGTACATCCGAGATCGTAACTGTAGATTTGTGTCCACTTTCAGTAGTGGCGCATCAATCCCAAAATCCAAACTCCCCGAATCCATTGCAGAACCTACAAGATACAGTCGAAAGCGTACATAAATTATAACTATTTCAATATGGGGTGCATTACAAGAAACTAACATAGGGTCTAGAACTGTTGTTGCTTTTCCATTTTTCCTAATGTATTCAAACTAGTGTTCtgattctttttaatttttgtccttttcaattaatttcaaaatactgTGCAAAATGTGTGAAAAAGTACTGTGTATGTTATATGTTATCTGTAATTTGCTGAACTTAAAATAAAAGAGCCCACATTTACACTGTAATCCTACCTTCATTGTGTATTTTCTGATCTTCATCTATCTCCAGAAGTTCATCTAATTCCTCTTCAttattttcttctacttcatcgTGTAGTACAGCGGAATCAAACTGTTCTGAACAGGAAGCAAACAGCCtcatcgatttatcgatcgACGAATTTATTGACTCGTCGGTTTCATGCAAATCTTCTTGCTGAGGTTCAGTATTGCAATGTATTCGATCTTCAATGATATCTCGATTGGACATTTTGATTGACTAACGTTTTCGGTAACGCAACTCCCTTGGGAGTTTGTAGTGGAAGTTATCGAAGTGCTTTACAAAATTTCCAGTCATCCAACAACCGTCGGGGTTCTTTGaaactttcaaaaaattttgCTTCAATCCGCTACAAATAGGAAATTTAATATCAGCTGAAAATCTTCCACTTCCAACAGCGATAACTGTTGCCTGAATATTCTCTATTTTAGCGAGAAATTCGCGAAACACATCATTGTCAAGTTGTctgtagaatttttaaaaacaattaatAGTT carries:
- the LOC131687922 gene encoding uncharacterized protein LOC131687922 isoform X2, which translates into the protein MSNRDIIEDRIHCNTEPQQEDLHETDESINSSIDKSMRLFASCSEQFDSAVLHDEVEENNEEELDELLEIDEDQKIHNEGNYTITMAHLQDLLKRVGKDQHLLTLTDLCSNEKMRFEPTLKIMNPEVRRLLNEHVPGSKGTILLLKIMDQIYTAYTAPDIPALQRVMLIWSLETLYAD